A stretch of DNA from Posidoniimonas polymericola:
ACGTCGGCGTCGCCGAGCGCCAGGTCGAGGTCGAGCAGCACGACGCTGTTGCTCGGGTCCGAGGCGAGCTGGCAGCCGAGGTTCACGGCCAGGCTGGTAGCGCCGACGCCGCCGGTGGCGCCGGCGACAACTGTCACCTGGCACCCGCGGTTTTTGCCGTCGACCGCTCCAAACTTGGTCCGCGACACACGCTGCAGCGCCGACGCCAGGTCCTCGGGCTTGATCGGGTTCGGCAGGAACTCCTTCGCCCCCGCCCGCATGGTCCGCAGGATCAGGTTGCCGTCGGTTGAGCTGCTGGAGACCAGCAGCGATACCGACGGCTTGGCGTGGGCGAGCTCCTCGACCAACCGCACCGCCTCGTCGGGGTCGCCGTCGATGGCGATGAACCCGACGTCCGGGTTGGTCTGCTCGAGGACGTCCTTGAAGAACGCGTAGCGCGAGCACTCCGCCTCGAGCCAAACCGTCTCGAGTCCCATGAGCGTTGATTTCAACGACTCACGGGTAGCGTCGTTGGGGTCGACGATGGCAAGGCGGAGGACGTTGGACATGGGGTGCGTTCCGATCAACGCCGGGTTTCACCGGGCGCGTGGCTGCTGGTATAGAGTGTGCTACTCGAAGGTAGCTCACTTATTCCAGGTCGTAGCCCACGGGTCCGATAAGTCCCCCGGTTCCCGGCTGCGGTGCGGCCCCCCCCTGCTGGGTTTGCGGGTTGAACGGCTCGGACGGCTGGCGCCGGTACTGCGGCGGCCGGGACGCGGTGTAGTGCTGCGTCGGACGCTGGCTCAGGTGCGACATAGCGCGGCCGCTGCGGTCGATCTCCGGGCCCTGGACCCGGTCCACCGGGGCCGACGCCCCCGCGTCTGGCGGCAGCACAAGCTCGCCGTGGCGGCCCGCCGGCATCGGGGCCGGCAAATCGACCGGGGTCGGCTCCAGTCCCTCGGCATAAGGAACCTCTTCGTACCCCTGCGGGTAGCCCGTCTGACCGGCGCTGTCGTACTCGCCAGCATAACCGTACTGGCCGGCGTAACCGGTGGGCGGCATGTCGAAGCCGCTTCCGCAGGACCCGTCGCTGCACTGGCCGTTCAGGCAACCGGCGCTGCCGCTCGGGCAGCAAGGCACCTGTCCGTGAGAGGGGACGCAGGGGTAGCCGCCGCACGTGCCGCATGGGTTCGGCACCTCCATCTGGCCCTCGCAATAGAGTTCCCTGTTGTCCGGCACGATGGTCCCGGACCCCGGGTAGCACTGCGGGACCTGATGCGGGTCGAGGGCGTCGACAAACTCAGGCGTGGCGAGCACCAGCAGTTCGAACTCCTCAGTCTCGTTGCGGGTGGATCGGAACGGCACGCCGAAGAAGGGAATGTCCGCCAGGATCGGCAGGCCGGTCTTCACGCCCTGGGTGCGTTGCTGGATCAGACCCGCCAGCGCGAAGGTCTGGCCGGCCCTGAGCTCGACCGCCGTGTCGACCTCTCGCACCTTCAGGGCGGGCACCTGCTCGCCGTTGAGGATGATGCCGTTGGCGTAGTCGAGGTCGCTGATCCGGGGACGGACTTCCAGGCGGATGTTGCCGTTGCCCAGCACGATCGGCAGGAAGTCGACCTGGGTGCCGTAGGGCTTGAACTCGATGCTCGACGTGCCGAGGCTCTGCGGGACAAGGATCGGGATCTCGCCGCCCTCGTTGAAGCTCGCCGGGCGGCCGCTGACAGCCACCACGTTCGGCTCCGCCATGATCTTCGCGACGTTGTTCTCCTGCAGCGCCCGCATGAACACGTGGAAGCTACTGTTCCCGTTCACGACGCCGTAGGCGAAGGTGTCGGTGCCGGTGAGTTCGGCTCCAAGCGAGCTGCCGGCGGCGTTGGCCGTCGTCTGGATGATGTCGCTCACCGAGCTGATCACCGATCCGCCGCCGTTGCCGAAGTAGGTCCAGTCGACGCCCAGCTGGCGCAGCTTTGTGCGCGACACCTCGAATACCTTGACCTTCAGCAGCACCTGCTGCACCCCGCCCACGCTCATGTTGTTGATGATCTTGGGCGAGTAGTCCTGGGCCAATTCGACGATCGGCGTGACGTAATCGGGGCGGTCGATAAAGCCGGCCAGCACCAGCGAGTTGCTGTAGCGGTAGACCCGCACCGAAGAGTTGGGGAACTGCGTCTTGAGGGCGTGCTCCAGCTCGCGGACGTCGCCGTAGATGAAGACGTCCACCGTGTGGATGTTGCCCTCTTCGTCCCACAGGTTGACCGCGGTGACGCCGGCCTTCTTGGCCGAGACCTGGATCTGGGTCGCGCTGAGCGCCGTTACCGACAGCAGCTCGGGGTTGTTGACCTGCACGCGGGGGATGCGGGTCTCGAGCGTCAGGATCCGACTCGTGTTGGTCGTGATCTCCAGCTTGTCGTTCGTGCCGCTGACCTTGCGGATCAGCGACGCGTCCTGCTGGATTACCTGTGCCGGGGCGCCGCCGGCCAAGAGCAGGGCCGTGACGATCGCCAGGATCGGGTTGCGCGGGCGCACTTTGGTAGCGGGCGTTGCTTCGT
This window harbors:
- a CDS encoding type II and III secretion system protein family protein; translated protein: MYEATPATKVRPRNPILAIVTALLLAGGAPAQVIQQDASLIRKVSGTNDKLEITTNTSRILTLETRIPRVQVNNPELLSVTALSATQIQVSAKKAGVTAVNLWDEEGNIHTVDVFIYGDVRELEHALKTQFPNSSVRVYRYSNSLVLAGFIDRPDYVTPIVELAQDYSPKIINNMSVGGVQQVLLKVKVFEVSRTKLRQLGVDWTYFGNGGGSVISSVSDIIQTTANAAGSSLGAELTGTDTFAYGVVNGNSSFHVFMRALQENNVAKIMAEPNVVAVSGRPASFNEGGEIPILVPQSLGTSSIEFKPYGTQVDFLPIVLGNGNIRLEVRPRISDLDYANGIILNGEQVPALKVREVDTAVELRAGQTFALAGLIQQRTQGVKTGLPILADIPFFGVPFRSTRNETEEFELLVLATPEFVDALDPHQVPQCYPGSGTIVPDNRELYCEGQMEVPNPCGTCGGYPCVPSHGQVPCCPSGSAGCLNGQCSDGSCGSGFDMPPTGYAGQYGYAGEYDSAGQTGYPQGYEEVPYAEGLEPTPVDLPAPMPAGRHGELVLPPDAGASAPVDRVQGPEIDRSGRAMSHLSQRPTQHYTASRPPQYRRQPSEPFNPQTQQGGAAPQPGTGGLIGPVGYDLE